From Deinococcus cellulosilyticus NBRC 106333 = KACC 11606, a single genomic window includes:
- a CDS encoding Crp/Fnr family transcriptional regulator, with amino-acid sequence MSEKARLKRGQVLYRDGEPSKLFYRCETGLLRVVKVTTRGRPITVRHILPGDFFGEEILEAKPYQHSVEALTRSTITSFQIDELSEHLMRQVAVSFSDQLRRAMLHEYHLQIGDLRERVIRYLLELVDTPLGGENEDNDLYLRCTHELIAEGTSSTRESVSKIIMDLKQEGLIETGYRQITLKNLDVMKVMARPPMVQEVQ; translated from the coding sequence ATGAGCGAAAAAGCCCGTTTAAAAAGAGGTCAGGTGCTGTACAGGGATGGCGAGCCTTCAAAGCTGTTCTACCGTTGTGAAACAGGGCTCCTGAGGGTCGTCAAGGTGACCACCAGAGGCAGACCCATCACCGTCCGTCACATCCTGCCAGGAGATTTCTTTGGGGAAGAGATTCTGGAAGCCAAACCTTATCAGCACAGCGTGGAAGCCCTGACCCGCAGCACCATCACCTCCTTTCAGATCGATGAACTGAGCGAACACCTGATGCGGCAGGTGGCGGTGTCTTTCAGCGACCAGCTGCGGCGGGCCATGCTGCATGAGTACCATCTGCAGATTGGTGACCTGCGCGAACGGGTGATCCGGTACCTGCTGGAACTGGTGGACACCCCCCTCGGAGGAGAGAACGAGGACAACGACCTGTACCTCCGGTGCACCCACGAACTGATTGCAGAAGGGACCTCCAGCACCCGTGAAAGTGTCTCCAAGATCATCATGGACCTGAAACAGGAAGGCCTGATTGAGACGGGATACCGCCAGATCACCCTTAAGAATCTGGATGTCATGAAGGTCATGGCCCGCCCCCCCATGGTTCAGGAAGTGCAATGA
- a CDS encoding XRE family transcriptional regulator, with product MFMPRPKTAALNGPFNERIAERMKKLGMKRLEEFADHFGLGRTTVYALVQGRTSVTGAQVKPSIETLIKLATALEVPTHVLLYELDPTAYGAEILEEHPAVTKVPVLAASPRIPVVGQVGAGPDRSDQLEESILVEESFARGKNLVAFRVFGNSMEGGRNPIFDGDLVLVNTLDRGVTGGTVVARLEGDGHVCKRLILDPAGKPQYLTSTNPEYVDPTFAMIPADRVAEIVGSVVRVVRDIQSAS from the coding sequence ATGTTTATGCCACGACCAAAAACTGCCGCTCTGAACGGTCCTTTCAACGAGCGAATAGCCGAACGCATGAAAAAACTGGGAATGAAACGGCTTGAAGAATTCGCGGATCATTTCGGCCTGGGCCGCACCACGGTTTATGCTCTGGTCCAGGGCAGGACGTCAGTTACAGGTGCCCAGGTAAAGCCCAGCATCGAAACACTGATCAAACTCGCAACAGCCCTAGAAGTGCCCACGCATGTGCTTTTGTACGAGCTTGATCCCACAGCCTACGGGGCCGAAATCTTAGAGGAACACCCAGCTGTCACAAAGGTCCCTGTCCTGGCTGCATCGCCACGCATCCCTGTTGTCGGGCAGGTTGGAGCTGGACCAGACAGATCTGATCAACTTGAAGAAAGTATTTTGGTAGAAGAATCGTTTGCCAGAGGAAAAAATTTGGTCGCTTTTCGGGTTTTCGGAAACTCTATGGAGGGTGGAAGAAACCCGATTTTTGATGGCGACCTGGTGCTGGTCAACACCCTGGACAGGGGCGTCACTGGCGGCACCGTGGTGGCCCGGCTGGAAGGTGACGGCCACGTCTGCAAACGCCTGATCCTGGACCCTGCAGGCAAGCCCCAGTACCTCACCAGCACCAACCCAGAATATGTGGACCCCACCTTTGCCATGATCCCAGCTGACCGTGTGGCAGAAATCGTGGGCTCAGTGGTCCGGGTGGTCAGAGACATCCAGTCTGCCAGTTAA
- a CDS encoding complex I NDUFA9 subunit family protein, which yields MKVLITGASGFVGSALMKEVQQAGHEVIAASRSGEAPPGLKGLKLDVTSADETLKAITAAEPEAIIHLVGIIRETRNQTFQKVHVEGTANVLKAAKELQARFIHMSALGAQTGHRSRYFDSKGQAEELVKNSGLTYTIFQPSLIFGPGDDFFGNVLKELVTAAPVVPVIGKGDFPFRPVWIGDVAAAFTQALLNPRTEQQTLQLVGPKEYTFQELLNLELHALKRRKPMFHVPLPLMDLAVPMMQVLPNPPITRDQYLMLKAGNTGDPAPATRILNLRMDHLEHWLPRILKA from the coding sequence ATGAAAGTCCTGATCACCGGAGCCAGCGGTTTCGTGGGGTCTGCCCTGATGAAAGAAGTCCAGCAGGCAGGCCATGAGGTGATCGCTGCATCAAGGTCTGGAGAAGCACCCCCGGGGCTCAAGGGCCTGAAGCTGGATGTGACATCAGCAGACGAAACCCTCAAAGCCATCACTGCCGCAGAACCCGAAGCCATCATCCATCTGGTGGGGATCATCCGTGAAACACGCAACCAGACCTTTCAAAAGGTGCATGTGGAGGGTACAGCCAATGTGCTGAAGGCAGCAAAAGAGCTGCAGGCCCGCTTCATTCACATGAGCGCTCTGGGTGCCCAGACAGGACACCGAAGCAGATATTTTGACAGCAAAGGGCAGGCCGAGGAGCTTGTCAAAAACAGTGGATTGACCTACACCATCTTCCAGCCGAGCCTGATTTTCGGACCTGGAGATGACTTTTTCGGAAATGTGCTGAAGGAACTTGTCACTGCTGCCCCTGTGGTTCCTGTCATTGGAAAAGGAGATTTCCCTTTCAGGCCCGTGTGGATTGGAGATGTGGCCGCAGCATTCACCCAGGCCCTGCTCAATCCCCGCACCGAGCAACAGACGCTTCAACTGGTGGGGCCAAAAGAGTACACCTTCCAGGAACTGCTGAACCTGGAGTTGCATGCCCTGAAACGCAGAAAACCCATGTTTCATGTGCCCCTTCCCCTGATGGATCTGGCTGTTCCCATGATGCAGGTGCTCCCGAACCCACCCATCACCCGTGACCAGTACCTGATGCTCAAAGCGGGAAACACCGGAGACCCTGCACCCGCCACCCGCATTCTGAACCTCAGAATGGACCATCTGGAGCACTGGCTGCCAAGGATTCTCAAAGCTTGA
- a CDS encoding MerR family transcriptional regulator, whose product MNKTTPLYTASEVEERTGIAANTLRQWERRYGIPNPSRAANGYRLYSQNDLECIQFIQAHIENGVTVSRAVELLKQKQDPGTPQSPDNEHTKVVQDLVEACLKSDQNRASQLINYASISFTVEEVLLKVIEPTLTYMGEMWAQGHITVAEEHQATAFLRGRIQILLDLLGQPLEGPKVMVACAPGEYHEIGPLMISVLLRKRGVQVHYIGANTPLDDLIRYTHAHSGHAILLSLGLAADTQLLRRHAEELKQLDIPVIMGGALLNAEPALAEEFGGTYLGADTLQAVEQMVQILEGGV is encoded by the coding sequence ATGAATAAAACCACCCCACTGTATACTGCTTCCGAGGTTGAGGAGCGCACCGGGATTGCTGCCAACACCCTCAGGCAGTGGGAGAGGCGCTATGGCATCCCCAATCCGAGCCGCGCTGCGAACGGCTACCGCCTGTACAGCCAGAATGATCTGGAATGCATCCAGTTTATTCAGGCACACATCGAAAATGGTGTCACCGTCAGCCGTGCCGTGGAACTGCTGAAACAAAAGCAGGACCCTGGCACCCCCCAGTCCCCTGACAATGAGCACACAAAGGTTGTTCAAGATCTGGTGGAAGCCTGCCTGAAATCCGACCAGAACCGGGCTTCCCAGCTGATCAATTACGCCTCCATCTCTTTCACTGTGGAAGAGGTGCTTCTCAAGGTCATCGAACCCACCCTGACCTACATGGGCGAAATGTGGGCACAGGGCCACATCACCGTTGCCGAAGAACATCAGGCCACTGCATTCCTGAGAGGGCGCATTCAGATTTTGCTGGACCTGCTGGGTCAACCTCTAGAAGGACCCAAAGTGATGGTGGCCTGTGCCCCAGGGGAATACCACGAAATTGGTCCCCTGATGATCAGCGTCCTGCTTCGAAAAAGGGGCGTGCAGGTGCATTACATCGGTGCCAACACCCCTCTGGACGACCTGATCCGTTACACCCACGCACACTCAGGGCATGCCATCCTGCTCAGTCTGGGGCTCGCTGCAGACACCCAGCTCCTCAGAAGGCATGCAGAAGAACTCAAGCAGCTGGACATACCAGTGATCATGGGAGGAGCTTTGCTGAACGCAGAACCAGCACTGGCAGAAGAGTTTGGAGGCACGTATCTAGGCGCAGACACATTGCAGGCTGTCGAGCAGATGGTTCAGATACTGGAAGGTGGAGTATGA
- a CDS encoding helix-turn-helix transcriptional regulator, which produces MTQFSGDPLARGAAAVDSDIRRFALQHLLTKGYVSAADIRREFVDLTSSSAMHQCRVLVRLGIAEVDPTHDRKGNPRQVKGRLSEEFALRFTLKDKSSLQALHQWLSGLLEVSNG; this is translated from the coding sequence ATGACCCAGTTCTCTGGTGATCCCCTGGCCCGTGGTGCTGCAGCTGTGGACAGCGACATCCGGCGTTTTGCCCTGCAGCACCTGCTGACCAAAGGTTATGTGTCTGCAGCAGACATCCGGCGTGAATTTGTGGACCTTACTTCTTCCAGTGCCATGCACCAGTGCCGGGTGTTGGTGCGGCTTGGCATTGCCGAAGTGGACCCCACCCATGACCGGAAAGGCAATCCCAGACAGGTGAAGGGCAGGCTCTCTGAAGAGTTCGCCCTGAGGTTCACCCTCAAAGACAAATCCAGCCTGCAGGCACTTCACCAGTGGCTGTCCGGGCTGTTGGAGGTCTCCAATGGATAA
- a CDS encoding M50 family metallopeptidase: MLSHVLQFFAALIVFVCIHEMGHVIAARICGYRHARFHLVQIKDGKVTLAVTDAPLHLFSDRQNIWISMAGVLGTRFCAEVMLLGTQVFSGEKTSWMATFWISLFLLLRTDLFLYTLRNILGRYLLRTPQGDQDISLAAMFLEKTTGRPEHFWFVLLGGLALLELCLGLPRMMDAVLSRLT, encoded by the coding sequence ATGCTGTCTCATGTTTTGCAATTTTTTGCTGCATTGATTGTCTTTGTGTGCATTCACGAAATGGGCCATGTCATTGCTGCCCGAATTTGTGGATACCGTCATGCACGCTTCCATCTGGTGCAGATCAAAGATGGGAAAGTGACCCTGGCTGTCACAGATGCCCCTTTGCACCTGTTTTCAGACCGGCAGAACATCTGGATTTCAATGGCAGGGGTTCTGGGAACACGCTTCTGCGCAGAAGTGATGTTGCTGGGAACCCAGGTGTTTTCAGGTGAAAAAACATCCTGGATGGCAACATTCTGGATCAGTCTGTTTCTTTTGCTGCGCACAGATCTGTTCCTGTACACCCTGCGCAACATTCTCGGAAGGTATCTGCTGCGAACCCCACAGGGAGACCAGGACATCTCCCTGGCTGCAATGTTTCTGGAAAAGACCACCGGCAGACCCGAGCATTTCTGGTTTGTTCTTCTGGGAGGTCTGGCACTCCTTGAACTGTGTCTTGGCCTGCCCAGAATGATGGATGCTGTGCTTTCCCGACTGACCTGA
- a CDS encoding helix-turn-helix domain-containing protein, whose product MLAEKITKKLQELKWTQADLVRKTGLASSHVSYLCSGERGSRVSLETLKKLSTAFNVPLDFFSDENSHLGEMTTSSAG is encoded by the coding sequence GTGTTGGCAGAAAAAATCACCAAGAAATTGCAGGAACTGAAGTGGACCCAGGCTGATCTGGTCAGAAAAACTGGATTGGCCTCTTCGCATGTTTCCTACCTCTGTAGCGGAGAACGTGGTTCCAGAGTCAGTCTGGAAACCCTCAAGAAGCTGAGCACAGCTTTTAACGTGCCACTCGATTTTTTTTCGGATGAAAACTCGCATTTGGGAGAAATGACGACCAGCAGTGCTGGATAG
- a CDS encoding AAA family ATPase — protein MTETTLSDFQANLSQRLSLEHIDIQGKGLPEGFKLNSTFKAIIKHLEYAWRVQAALALVTGAHGAGKSTAIRYFARQQGVLYWECPPKYQAKHILADLASELGISTGHSFRMQTSVVVAQLQSDPKLVILDEAQRMDYDAIDQLKYLADNSGSTFVMVASPSLEQRIERWPDISSRCSVKLRVSAISLEEFILLYGVDGFTTATLKEMHKQTGGIYRKITSLLKHLGEAIQSTPGMTVGSLTPAHIQFVAEQVML, from the coding sequence ATGACTGAAACCACCCTCAGCGACTTTCAAGCCAACCTCAGTCAGCGGCTTTCTCTGGAGCACATTGACATCCAGGGCAAAGGGCTTCCAGAGGGCTTCAAGCTGAATTCCACCTTCAAGGCCATCATCAAGCACCTGGAATACGCGTGGCGTGTGCAGGCAGCCCTGGCCCTGGTGACCGGGGCACACGGGGCAGGGAAGAGCACAGCCATCCGCTACTTTGCCCGTCAACAAGGTGTTCTTTACTGGGAATGCCCACCCAAATATCAGGCCAAACACATCCTGGCTGACCTTGCTTCAGAACTGGGCATCTCCACAGGGCACAGCTTCCGCATGCAGACCAGTGTCGTGGTGGCCCAGCTGCAGAGTGACCCCAAACTGGTGATCCTGGATGAAGCCCAGCGGATGGACTATGACGCCATCGACCAGCTGAAGTATCTGGCAGACAACTCTGGAAGCACCTTTGTGATGGTTGCCAGTCCCAGCCTGGAGCAACGCATTGAGAGATGGCCCGACATCTCCAGTCGATGCAGCGTGAAGCTCCGCGTTTCTGCCATCAGCCTGGAAGAATTCATTCTGCTGTACGGGGTGGATGGGTTCACCACGGCCACCCTCAAAGAGATGCACAAGCAGACAGGCGGCATCTACCGGAAGATCACCAGTCTGTTGAAGCACCTGGGCGAAGCCATCCAGAGCACTCCTGGCATGACGGTGGGCAGTCTGACCCCTGCCCACATCCAGTTTGTTGCAGAGCAGGTGATGCTGTGA
- a CDS encoding DDE-type integrase/transposase/recombinase, with product MIPRLVFPDTPQVSDLTGAQEWFALLQPALRASKWKRAELVKAIAQQKGCSPRSIYRKLEALESSQNGLSALAKKPRADKGHFRIAQEAFEVIQAAFLSNTPNTSVRYIHRTLVRAVPQVMTYKTASGKDKVITVEMCRRVKNAMLQDPVMRLAFYDTTERKEFMRTYNGKVTAHHANHMWQMDMTRCDVEVVDPETLRFLRLRVHAIIDVYSGVIPGIAFSEDEDQTQTDLAFLRAILPKQGPYADKYPIFGVPEIMYWDNGKTYRSDHIERILKGLNVQSIHSKPRVSHTRGAIERFWGTEHGFERTLPAYVGENAKDRDSEELRNLRKATLKWLETGKDPGFGKRHLTIDEFKNIMLAWIITEYHQWVVDGKTRLQHFLETVPAKTQLLFDPTELFLLFARRKERTVTPDGGVKLDNKIWKIPSGVLAPYSGLKVLVLEDQFAMGDVRVIARQERNGQLTILGEAVPAPDIANSIASGEQRRAEKAQNTAAVNSLKEVQERLAHPDLIVARQIVKELDIAPTPAQLPATPAQLAAVNPPKTDLGEFGNFLKPSDTTDIDAFMSEINLSERKKP from the coding sequence ATGATACCCCGCTTGGTCTTTCCTGATACTCCGCAGGTTTCTGATCTGACTGGAGCCCAGGAATGGTTTGCCCTACTGCAACCTGCCCTCAGAGCCTCAAAGTGGAAGCGGGCCGAACTGGTCAAGGCCATTGCCCAGCAAAAAGGCTGCAGCCCCCGCAGCATCTACCGAAAACTGGAAGCCCTGGAAAGCAGCCAGAACGGACTGTCTGCCCTAGCAAAAAAGCCCCGTGCAGACAAAGGCCATTTTCGCATAGCTCAGGAAGCCTTCGAGGTGATTCAGGCCGCATTCCTCAGCAACACCCCAAACACCAGTGTTCGCTACATTCACAGGACCCTGGTGAGGGCAGTCCCACAGGTCATGACCTACAAGACTGCCTCTGGGAAAGATAAGGTCATCACTGTTGAGATGTGCAGGCGTGTCAAAAACGCCATGCTGCAAGACCCCGTGATGCGCCTGGCGTTCTATGACACCACTGAACGCAAGGAATTCATGCGGACCTACAACGGGAAAGTCACAGCCCACCATGCAAACCACATGTGGCAGATGGACATGACCCGCTGTGATGTGGAAGTTGTTGACCCTGAAACCCTCCGGTTTTTGCGTCTCCGGGTGCATGCCATCATCGACGTTTACAGCGGCGTGATCCCTGGAATTGCCTTCTCAGAGGATGAGGACCAGACCCAGACCGACCTTGCGTTTTTGCGTGCCATCCTGCCCAAACAGGGACCGTATGCAGACAAGTACCCGATTTTTGGTGTGCCTGAAATCATGTACTGGGACAACGGAAAGACCTACAGGTCTGACCACATCGAGCGCATTCTGAAAGGGCTGAATGTGCAGTCCATTCACAGCAAGCCCCGTGTGAGTCACACCCGTGGAGCCATTGAACGCTTCTGGGGAACAGAGCACGGCTTTGAGAGGACTTTGCCTGCCTACGTGGGTGAAAACGCCAAAGACCGTGACTCTGAGGAACTTCGGAACCTCCGCAAAGCAACCCTCAAATGGCTGGAAACAGGCAAGGACCCTGGCTTTGGCAAACGGCACCTGACCATTGATGAGTTCAAGAACATCATGCTGGCCTGGATCATCACCGAATACCACCAGTGGGTGGTCGATGGCAAGACCAGACTCCAGCACTTTCTTGAGACTGTGCCTGCCAAAACCCAACTGCTGTTTGACCCCACTGAATTGTTCCTGTTGTTTGCCAGACGGAAAGAACGCACGGTCACCCCAGATGGTGGTGTGAAGCTGGACAACAAAATCTGGAAGATCCCTTCTGGTGTCCTGGCTCCATACAGCGGCCTGAAAGTGCTGGTGCTTGAAGACCAGTTCGCAATGGGTGACGTGCGGGTGATTGCCCGTCAGGAACGCAATGGACAGTTGACCATCCTGGGTGAAGCCGTGCCTGCTCCAGACATCGCCAACAGCATCGCGTCTGGAGAGCAACGCAGGGCAGAAAAAGCCCAGAACACTGCTGCCGTGAACAGCCTGAAAGAAGTGCAGGAGCGTCTGGCCCACCCGGATCTGATCGTTGCAAGACAGATCGTCAAGGAACTGGACATTGCCCCCACCCCTGCCCAGCTGCCTGCCACCCCAGCACAACTGGCTGCTGTGAACCCTCCCAAAACCGACCTGGGCGAATTTGGAAACTTCCTGAAGCCCTCAGACACCACTGACATTGACGCCTTCATGAGCGAAATCAACCTGTCAGAGAGGAAAAAACCATGA